One Halobaculum roseum DNA segment encodes these proteins:
- a CDS encoding AAA domain-containing protein yields the protein MNVRGPLSEVGEVRQVSTRYGERDLAELTVRPDGGASDPVTVTLWGKWTHTAEHAEPGMELLVTDAERDDYGDREGYTTSKESYVVLEPDFLVDVTDIRSWVQCPRMYYLNKLSGIPLNYPVVKGTVVHEVFGDLLRGVELEESIEDRVAEAGLELGLLGMEREEVADEVRRNAAAIEGWLNQGTLATDGDASAGADSGSTGAGDDASEDAGGDTSEGADDASNASLSEWDGGPDESEWRSEYTLISPTFGVKGRADALRRGQPVELKTGKNTNREPRFQDKIQAACYALLLRERGVDADTGTLLYTKNTALDRGEESGDLSPAKEFSVGKGLLEFVVRQRNEIAATEFDMSVPSGYEADAKCEYCFEQDTCMVVSGRLDQESKAGQIGTALPEEEREYFDETYRALEEERRETHAEYRKLWEQTAEERAADDRALIDLEPVSEEPLGDGRWRLTARKESDAVSKLREGDVALASDGDPASGHSELGRIQKLGDEVVVETDEPVKLCRLDVYPSELSVSRMHTAVHDFVLKGDPDRKDVLFGRRDPAFGAREADATPFIDNNEAQNAAVERAVTAEDFALVHGPPGTGKTYTIARIVRALVERGDRVLLSAFTNRAVDNAVEALRAQGFTDVLRVGTETGVRGDMQDIRLVTRGDPNDRAAKLNSASVVAATTSSCGSRTMREQEFDVALVDEASQLTEPGTLAAINLADRFVLVGDHEQLPPVVRAQNRLRESLFQRLIEEHPDAGVMLDRQYRMSQRIQAFSSREFYDGDLRPATPEVAGQTLADLGVDTADLPAELRDPVSFVDPDGDREGNANPLEADRVAEVVDGYVAAGVDPEDIGVIAPFRAQVAEIGRRTDVTVDTVDRFQGSSEEVIVVSFVATGDLDGPIFEDTRRVNVALTRAKKALCLVGDAEALASEPFYARMLDWARR from the coding sequence GTGAACGTTCGCGGTCCCCTCTCGGAAGTCGGCGAGGTCCGGCAGGTGAGCACGCGCTACGGCGAGCGGGACCTCGCCGAGTTGACGGTCCGACCGGATGGGGGTGCCTCGGATCCGGTCACCGTCACCCTCTGGGGGAAGTGGACCCACACCGCCGAGCACGCCGAGCCGGGCATGGAACTGCTCGTCACCGACGCCGAGCGCGACGACTACGGCGACCGCGAGGGGTACACCACCTCGAAGGAGTCGTACGTCGTGCTCGAACCCGACTTCCTCGTCGACGTGACCGACATCCGCTCGTGGGTGCAGTGCCCGCGGATGTACTACCTGAACAAGCTCTCGGGCATCCCGCTGAACTACCCCGTGGTGAAGGGGACGGTCGTCCACGAGGTGTTCGGCGACCTGCTTCGCGGGGTCGAGTTGGAGGAGTCCATCGAGGACCGCGTCGCGGAGGCCGGGCTCGAGCTCGGCCTGCTCGGGATGGAACGCGAGGAGGTCGCCGACGAGGTGCGCCGCAACGCCGCCGCGATCGAGGGGTGGCTCAACCAGGGGACGCTCGCGACCGACGGCGACGCGTCCGCGGGCGCGGATAGCGGATCCACCGGCGCCGGCGACGACGCGTCCGAAGACGCCGGCGGCGACACGTCGGAAGGCGCCGACGACGCCTCGAACGCCTCCCTCTCGGAGTGGGACGGCGGCCCCGACGAGTCGGAGTGGCGCTCGGAGTACACGCTCATCTCGCCGACCTTCGGCGTGAAGGGGCGCGCCGACGCCCTGCGGCGGGGCCAGCCCGTCGAGCTCAAGACGGGCAAGAACACCAACCGCGAGCCGCGGTTCCAGGACAAGATCCAGGCGGCCTGCTACGCGCTCCTCCTGCGCGAACGCGGCGTCGACGCCGACACCGGCACCCTGCTGTACACGAAAAACACCGCCCTGGACCGCGGCGAGGAGTCGGGCGACCTCTCGCCGGCCAAGGAGTTCTCCGTCGGGAAGGGGCTGCTGGAGTTCGTCGTCCGCCAGCGCAACGAGATCGCAGCGACGGAGTTCGACATGAGCGTTCCGTCGGGCTACGAGGCCGACGCGAAATGCGAGTACTGTTTCGAGCAGGACACCTGCATGGTCGTCTCGGGCCGTCTCGACCAGGAGTCGAAGGCCGGGCAGATCGGGACGGCGCTCCCCGAGGAGGAACGCGAGTACTTCGATGAGACCTATCGCGCGCTGGAGGAGGAACGCCGCGAGACACACGCCGAGTACCGGAAACTGTGGGAGCAGACTGCCGAGGAGCGCGCGGCCGACGACCGCGCGCTGATCGACCTGGAGCCGGTCTCGGAGGAGCCGCTCGGCGACGGCCGGTGGCGACTCACCGCCCGCAAGGAGTCCGACGCCGTCTCGAAGCTCCGCGAGGGCGACGTGGCGCTCGCCTCGGACGGCGATCCCGCGTCGGGCCACTCCGAGTTGGGCCGGATCCAGAAACTGGGCGACGAGGTCGTCGTCGAGACGGACGAGCCCGTGAAGCTGTGCCGTCTCGACGTATACCCCTCGGAACTGTCCGTCTCGCGGATGCATACCGCCGTCCACGACTTCGTGCTCAAGGGCGACCCCGACCGGAAGGACGTGCTGTTCGGCCGCCGGGACCCCGCCTTCGGCGCTCGCGAGGCCGACGCGACGCCGTTCATCGACAACAACGAGGCGCAGAACGCCGCCGTCGAGCGAGCGGTCACCGCCGAGGACTTCGCGCTCGTCCACGGGCCGCCGGGGACGGGCAAGACGTACACCATCGCCCGCATCGTCCGCGCGCTCGTCGAGCGCGGCGACAGGGTCCTCCTGTCGGCGTTCACGAACCGCGCGGTCGACAACGCCGTCGAGGCGCTGCGGGCGCAGGGATTCACCGATGTCCTCCGCGTGGGCACCGAGACGGGCGTCCGCGGCGACATGCAGGACATCCGCCTGGTCACGCGCGGGGATCCGAACGACCGCGCGGCGAAGCTGAACTCGGCGTCGGTCGTCGCCGCCACCACCTCCTCCTGTGGGTCGCGGACGATGCGCGAGCAGGAGTTCGACGTTGCGCTCGTCGACGAGGCCTCCCAGCTCACCGAGCCGGGGACCCTCGCCGCGATCAACCTCGCCGACCGGTTCGTCCTCGTCGGCGACCACGAGCAGCTTCCGCCGGTCGTGCGCGCCCAGAACCGCCTGCGCGAGTCGCTGTTCCAGCGCCTCATCGAGGAGCACCCCGACGCGGGCGTCATGCTCGACCGCCAGTACCGCATGAGCCAGCGCATTCAGGCGTTCTCCTCTCGGGAGTTCTACGACGGGGACCTCCGACCGGCGACGCCCGAGGTGGCGGGCCAGACGCTCGCGGATCTCGGCGTCGACACCGCGGACCTCCCTGCGGAGCTGCGGGATCCCGTCTCGTTCGTCGACCCCGACGGCGACCGCGAGGGCAACGCCAACCCCCTGGAGGCCGACCGCGTCGCCGAGGTGGTCGACGGGTACGTCGCCGCCGGCGTCGATCCCGAGGACATCGGCGTCATCGCGCCGTTCCGCGCGCAGGTCGCGGAGATCGGTCGCCGGACGGACGTGACCGTCGACACGGTCGACCGCTTCCAGGGGTCGAGCGAGGAGGTGATCGTCGTCTCGTTCGTCGCGACGGGCGACCTCGACGGCCCGATCTTCGAGGACACCCGCCGCGTCAACGTCGCGCTGACGCGGGCGAAGAAGGCGCTGTGTCTCGTCGGGGACGCCGAGGCGCTCGCGTCCGAGCCGTTCTACGCGCGGATGCTCGATTGGGCGCGGCGATGA
- a CDS encoding UPF0179 family protein gives MSTVTLIGTRLATEGTEFVYGGESSACEGCPYRGQCLNLVEGRRYRVTGVRDGTQALDCAVHADASVRAVEVEPAEITANVASRGAYAGSRASLEGPCPHVDCPSHELCEPLGADFDEEYRIAEVRGDPPHEVCHLDRDLTTVTFETTDGG, from the coding sequence ATGTCCACCGTCACGCTCATCGGCACGCGACTCGCGACCGAGGGCACCGAGTTCGTCTACGGAGGGGAGTCGAGCGCCTGCGAGGGCTGTCCCTACCGCGGGCAGTGTCTCAACCTCGTCGAGGGGCGGCGCTACCGGGTGACCGGCGTCCGCGACGGGACGCAGGCGCTGGACTGCGCCGTCCACGCGGACGCGAGCGTCCGCGCCGTGGAGGTCGAGCCCGCCGAGATCACCGCGAACGTCGCCTCGCGCGGTGCGTACGCCGGATCGCGCGCGTCGCTGGAGGGGCCGTGTCCGCACGTCGACTGCCCGAGCCACGAGCTGTGCGAACCGCTGGGGGCCGATTTCGACGAGGAATATCGTATCGCCGAGGTTCGGGGCGACCCGCCCCACGAGGTGTGTCACCTCGACCGCGACCTGACGACGGTGACGTTCGAGACGACCGACGGGGGGTAG
- a CDS encoding ATP-dependent helicase translates to MTDGRELLAATDADYDFDPETVEIADGDVLERLEPSVREWWVDQFGPYVGGNGGFFTPPQREAIPLIDDRENCLVASPTGSGKTLSAFTAILNDLFRREREAEGGLDDGVYCLYVSPLKSLANDITRNLAEPIEGITANLAARGHDTEIRQAIRHGDTPDGERRAMLESPPHVLNTTPETLAILLNSPKFKETLRSVEYVVVDEIHSLADNKRGTHLAVSLERLERLCEGSPTRIGCSATIEPLSTMAKFLVGGQAGDGEVDAAGDGTIDAADGTDDGVEPWTPRDCEIVDTRFVRDFDLRLECPADDLIDTPRDVVNERFYDRLRELIDGHENTLVFTNTRSGAERVLTNLRERYGYDEADSGCHHGSMSKEHREAVEEKLKSGDVDVVTTSTSLELGIDMPHVDLVVQVGSPKSVASLLQRVGRAGHRLGRTVEGRVIALDRDELVECAVMLRKAEEGFVDRVFVPENAQDVAVQQVYGMAINGVKREADVRDTLRSAYPYRNYSDAEWEQLLRYLTADYEGMEERNAYAKVWRDTNDPPDGEHHYEEFDVGEPLIGKRGRLARVIYMTNIGTIPDSFTIDVFVRGGDEWVGQLDEGYLDTLEPGDVFQLGGSTYQYSYRRGSKVYVDPSSQRPTVPSWFSERLPLSYDLGREILSFQAEVTDRLAAGGPADARRWLRRLPLDENAVRAITRMFDEQRRYLGPEGVSTPDRLVVEQVLDRTEYRRHYHVHSAYGREFNDGLSRLVAYRCSRRANANVQVAVADNGFTVTMPLNRKVDVADVIASIDPEEAYPDFRSALRGTDLLKRYFRINATRSLMILKRYKGYEKSAAQQQVSAEMLVSFAEGLDSFAVLEETYREIVEDKLNLDGIREVLAAIRAGEIDVVRHEVDAPSPRAFGLATLSASDTVLAEDEDAALAEFHARVMEELDDGADEAGGVDDGGDGYDGVDLGGVLADSETATDPDRD, encoded by the coding sequence ATGACCGACGGTCGGGAGCTGCTCGCCGCGACCGACGCCGACTACGACTTCGATCCCGAAACCGTCGAGATCGCCGACGGCGACGTGCTCGAGCGGCTGGAACCGAGCGTCCGCGAGTGGTGGGTCGACCAGTTCGGCCCGTACGTCGGGGGCAACGGCGGGTTCTTCACGCCGCCACAGCGGGAGGCGATCCCGCTCATCGACGACCGCGAGAACTGTCTGGTCGCGTCGCCGACGGGGTCCGGAAAGACCCTCTCCGCGTTCACCGCGATCCTCAACGACCTCTTCCGCCGCGAGCGGGAGGCGGAGGGCGGCCTCGACGACGGCGTCTACTGCCTGTACGTCTCGCCGCTGAAGTCGCTCGCGAACGACATCACCCGCAACCTCGCGGAGCCGATCGAGGGGATCACGGCGAACCTCGCCGCCCGCGGCCACGACACCGAGATCCGACAGGCGATCCGCCACGGCGACACCCCCGACGGGGAGCGCCGGGCGATGCTGGAGTCGCCGCCGCACGTCCTCAACACGACGCCGGAGACGCTCGCCATCCTGCTGAACTCCCCGAAGTTCAAGGAGACGCTCCGCAGCGTCGAGTACGTCGTCGTCGACGAGATCCACTCGCTCGCGGACAACAAGCGCGGCACGCACCTCGCGGTCTCGCTGGAGCGGCTCGAACGGCTGTGTGAGGGGTCGCCGACGCGGATCGGCTGCTCGGCGACGATCGAGCCGCTGTCGACGATGGCGAAGTTCCTGGTGGGCGGGCAGGCGGGGGACGGCGAGGTCGACGCCGCCGGCGACGGCACGATCGACGCGGCAGACGGAACCGACGACGGCGTGGAGCCGTGGACGCCGCGCGACTGCGAGATCGTCGACACGCGGTTCGTCCGCGACTTCGACCTCCGGCTGGAGTGCCCGGCCGACGATCTGATCGACACTCCCCGCGACGTGGTCAACGAGCGGTTCTATGACCGCCTCCGCGAGCTGATCGACGGCCACGAGAACACGCTCGTGTTCACGAACACGCGCTCGGGGGCCGAGCGCGTGCTGACGAACCTCCGCGAGCGCTACGGCTACGACGAGGCCGACTCGGGCTGTCACCACGGGTCGATGTCGAAGGAGCACCGCGAGGCGGTCGAGGAGAAGCTGAAGTCCGGCGACGTGGACGTGGTCACCACCTCCACGTCGCTGGAGCTGGGGATCGACATGCCGCACGTCGACCTCGTGGTGCAGGTCGGATCCCCGAAATCGGTCGCCTCGCTGCTCCAGCGGGTCGGCCGCGCGGGCCACCGCCTCGGGCGGACCGTCGAGGGCCGGGTGATCGCGCTCGACCGCGACGAACTGGTCGAGTGTGCGGTGATGCTCCGGAAGGCCGAGGAGGGGTTCGTCGATCGCGTGTTCGTCCCCGAGAACGCCCAGGACGTGGCCGTCCAGCAGGTGTACGGGATGGCGATAAACGGCGTGAAGCGGGAGGCGGACGTGCGCGACACGCTCCGGTCGGCGTACCCGTACCGGAACTACTCCGACGCCGAGTGGGAGCAGCTCCTGCGGTATCTCACGGCCGACTACGAGGGGATGGAGGAACGGAACGCGTACGCGAAGGTGTGGCGCGACACCAACGACCCGCCGGACGGCGAGCACCACTACGAGGAGTTCGACGTTGGCGAGCCGCTGATCGGAAAGCGAGGCCGGCTGGCGCGCGTCATCTACATGACGAACATCGGCACGATCCCGGACTCGTTCACGATCGACGTGTTCGTGCGCGGCGGCGACGAGTGGGTCGGGCAACTCGACGAGGGCTACCTCGACACGCTGGAGCCGGGCGACGTGTTCCAGCTCGGCGGGTCGACGTACCAGTACAGCTACCGCCGGGGCTCGAAGGTGTACGTCGATCCGTCGAGCCAGCGGCCGACGGTTCCCTCGTGGTTCTCCGAGCGGCTCCCGCTCAGCTACGACCTCGGCCGGGAGATCCTGTCGTTCCAAGCGGAGGTGACGGACCGGCTCGCCGCCGGCGGGCCGGCGGACGCCCGGCGGTGGCTCAGGCGGCTCCCGCTCGACGAGAACGCCGTGCGCGCGATCACCCGGATGTTCGACGAGCAGCGCCGGTACCTCGGCCCGGAGGGGGTGTCGACGCCCGACCGGCTCGTCGTCGAGCAGGTGCTCGACCGCACCGAGTACCGCCGCCACTACCACGTCCACAGCGCCTACGGCCGCGAGTTCAACGACGGGCTCTCCCGGCTCGTCGCGTACCGCTGCTCGCGGCGGGCGAACGCGAACGTCCAGGTCGCCGTCGCCGACAACGGCTTCACCGTCACGATGCCGCTCAACCGGAAGGTGGACGTGGCGGACGTGATCGCCTCCATCGACCCCGAGGAGGCGTATCCGGACTTCCGGTCGGCGCTGCGGGGCACCGACCTGCTGAAGCGCTACTTCCGCATCAACGCGACGCGGTCGCTGATGATCCTGAAGCGGTACAAGGGGTACGAGAAGTCCGCAGCCCAACAGCAGGTGTCCGCGGAGATGCTCGTCTCCTTCGCAGAGGGCCTCGACTCGTTCGCGGTGCTGGAGGAGACGTACCGCGAGATCGTCGAGGACAAGCTGAACCTCGACGGGATCCGCGAGGTGCTCGCGGCGATCCGGGCCGGCGAGATCGATGTGGTCCGCCACGAGGTCGACGCGCCCTCGCCGCGGGCGTTCGGGCTGGCGACGCTGTCGGCCAGCGACACGGTGCTCGCCGAGGACGAGGACGCGGCGCTGGCGGAGTTCCACGCCCGCGTGATGGAGGAGTTGGACGACGGGGCGGACGAGGCCGGCGGGGTCGACGACGGGGGCGACGGGTACGACGGCGTCGACCTCGGGGGCGTGCTCGCCGACTCGGAGACGGCGACCGACCCCGATCGCGACTGA
- a CDS encoding two-component system sensor histidine kinase NtrB, with translation MTDTQDPPTDGDCRDRELRLYETVLDDLDDGVYALDPDGQIVYVNRRYAEMKGVDVETLIGTHIYDWATDEAADRAQTALAEIAAGERDVGVVEYDFLTADGDRFPAELRFRRVTSGDIELGRVGVIRDISERKRREDALRRKNERLESFASVVSHDLRNPLNVLSGSLELARETGDEEHLERAERAVEDMTTLVDDLLMLAREGAVIDETEPVDLAQIAESAWETATEGSNASASIGATGRVVADPDRLAQLLENLFRNAVDHAGTDVAVTVEDLEDGFRVADDGPGMPAAVRDRALESGYSTAANGTGFGLAIVAEIADAHGWTVSVDDAADGGATIEVRGVEFSPRE, from the coding sequence ATGACCGACACCCAGGATCCGCCCACCGACGGCGACTGCCGCGACCGAGAGCTGCGGCTGTATGAAACCGTCCTCGACGACCTCGACGACGGGGTGTACGCCCTCGACCCGGACGGCCAGATCGTCTACGTCAACCGGCGCTACGCGGAGATGAAGGGCGTCGATGTCGAGACGCTGATCGGGACCCACATCTACGACTGGGCCACCGACGAGGCGGCCGACCGGGCACAGACGGCGCTGGCGGAGATCGCCGCCGGCGAGCGCGACGTCGGGGTCGTCGAGTACGACTTCCTCACGGCCGACGGCGACCGGTTCCCCGCGGAACTCCGGTTCAGGCGGGTGACGAGCGGCGATATCGAGCTCGGTCGGGTCGGCGTCATCCGCGACATCTCCGAACGCAAGCGGCGCGAGGACGCGCTGCGCCGGAAGAACGAACGGCTCGAATCGTTCGCGAGCGTCGTCTCCCACGACCTGCGAAACCCGCTGAACGTCCTCTCGGGCTCGCTCGAGCTGGCGCGAGAGACCGGCGACGAGGAGCACCTCGAACGCGCCGAGCGGGCGGTTGAGGACATGACGACGCTCGTCGACGACCTGCTGATGCTCGCGCGCGAGGGCGCCGTGATCGACGAGACCGAACCGGTCGACCTCGCGCAGATCGCCGAGTCGGCGTGGGAGACCGCGACTGAGGGGTCGAACGCGAGCGCGTCGATCGGGGCGACGGGGCGCGTCGTCGCCGACCCCGACCGCCTCGCACAGTTGCTCGAGAACCTGTTTCGCAACGCGGTCGACCACGCCGGCACCGACGTAGCCGTCACCGTCGAGGACCTCGAGGACGGGTTCCGCGTCGCGGACGACGGGCCGGGGATGCCCGCGGCCGTCCGCGATCGGGCGCTCGAAAGCGGGTACTCGACGGCCGCGAACGGCACCGGCTTCGGGCTCGCGATCGTCGCCGAGATCGCCGACGCTCACGGGTGGACCGTCTCCGTCGACGACGCGGCGGACGGCGGAGCGACGATCGAGGTCCGCGGCGTCGAGTTCTCCCCGCGGGAGTGA
- a CDS encoding DUF7537 family lipoprotein, whose product MRRPAAVLACLCLVLAGCGTTGSPGGDARTVAPALAGTPTPTATPETPARPPGVNASASGIDRRALVAAHEEALDGRPVTVRTSRRVVADDGTVILDGFRRSRTDGLAQFFSRRITETPYRRADGRTFNVSYWRNDTVTVRRWPDGNRSVTLDTDVPTRQLFDRTGAAAVETILSGYELQYAGTTTRDGETLHVLTEASAEQRYRPLRTNVSLRVLVTGEGFVRSITATYRTDEYGRPARVTVEFRVTNVSNTEVPRPEWVDEALAEDG is encoded by the coding sequence ATGCGCCGTCCGGCCGCGGTCCTCGCGTGTCTGTGTCTCGTGCTCGCCGGGTGCGGCACGACGGGGTCGCCCGGGGGCGACGCGCGCACCGTCGCTCCCGCGCTCGCGGGGACCCCGACCCCCACGGCCACCCCGGAGACGCCGGCCCGGCCGCCCGGCGTGAACGCCAGTGCATCCGGGATCGACCGCCGTGCCCTGGTGGCGGCCCACGAGGAGGCGCTCGACGGCCGGCCCGTGACGGTTCGGACGAGCCGCCGCGTCGTCGCGGACGACGGGACCGTGATCCTCGACGGGTTCCGGCGCTCCCGGACGGACGGCCTCGCGCAGTTCTTCAGTCGACGGATCACCGAGACGCCGTACCGGCGGGCGGACGGTCGGACGTTCAACGTCTCCTACTGGCGCAACGACACCGTCACCGTCCGTCGCTGGCCCGACGGGAACCGGTCGGTGACGCTCGACACCGACGTGCCGACCCGGCAGTTGTTCGACCGAACGGGCGCCGCCGCCGTCGAGACCATCCTCTCCGGATACGAACTCCAGTATGCGGGGACGACGACGCGCGACGGGGAGACGCTCCACGTGCTGACGGAGGCGTCCGCCGAACAACGGTACCGACCGCTTCGGACGAACGTGAGCCTGCGCGTGCTCGTCACCGGGGAGGGCTTCGTCCGGTCGATCACGGCGACCTACCGGACCGACGAGTACGGCCGGCCGGCGCGTGTGACCGTCGAGTTCCGCGTCACGAACGTCTCGAATACCGAGGTCCCCCGACCGGAGTGGGTCGACGAGGCGCTCGCGGAGGACGGGTGA
- a CDS encoding PH domain-containing protein — protein sequence MESLDPRVRLAWVVGALVPGGVILAAGVVAERIGAPVSPAWAAAVALGVVVLGLVAAVVRYRVWRFEVREDSLYLVRGVLTRVDTSVPYVRVQHVDTRRGPVERALGLASVVVYTAGSRGADITIPGLTPARASELRERLRELATESEFDAV from the coding sequence ATGGAATCGCTGGATCCGCGGGTCCGCCTCGCGTGGGTCGTCGGCGCGCTCGTCCCGGGCGGCGTGATACTCGCCGCCGGAGTGGTCGCCGAACGGATCGGCGCTCCGGTGTCGCCGGCGTGGGCCGCGGCGGTCGCGCTCGGCGTCGTCGTGCTCGGTCTCGTGGCCGCCGTCGTTCGCTATCGCGTGTGGCGGTTTGAGGTGCGCGAGGACTCGCTGTATCTCGTTCGCGGCGTCCTCACCCGGGTCGACACGTCGGTGCCGTACGTGCGCGTCCAGCACGTCGACACCCGGCGCGGACCCGTCGAGCGCGCGCTCGGGCTCGCCTCGGTCGTCGTCTACACGGCCGGCTCCCGCGGCGCCGACATCACGATCCCCGGGCTGACGCCGGCGCGGGCGAGCGAGCTCCGCGAGCGCCTGCGCGAGCTCGCGACCGAATCGGAGTTCGACGCCGTCTGA
- a CDS encoding PH domain-containing protein has protein sequence MTRLHPASAAVSALRSGGQLALFALFASTAFAGMGGDGPGPVAFLAVPGAFLVGAGAALARWYRFEYEVLSDRLVVRSGVVSRQDREIPLHRVQNVDVRRSILQRALGLATVTVETAGGGATEATLDAVGSDEADRLRAELGRRGRGDESRDDRESASDDASEAERAGTRQSATAAGTPAATGSAGSAESGGVAAESETLYELTGRRFATLCAVSFRPGAVIAPFVGASLFDDLLFDGGRLLVRYGIIDVEVGPGDVPSLGTGDLLSLGLLGAVGFLLVVWVVSAALTFVRYYGFRLERVGDELRYERGLLGRYSGTVPLSKVQTVTVSENAVMRRLGYASLAIETAGYAPGSGGGGGGDGGAETAVPLDTRSRVVALADDVRAELGTDAEVEADDGGPSGGSGDPDDAFGVDAVQRPPTRARRRYVARYALAALAATAVAVGIDRLVFDLPGALPLLPLVGVALAPIAGHLTWANRGHATVDDGFVTRTGVLRRHTRLVPYFRLQTVFVSRTVFQRRRNLASVVGDSASSSGLLGGDAVAYDLDAADADALREELLDRLEDDLAVRRRARVERRRRLGGDVEPDAGADAAGPRHRPDSVATNGRGADGGDGGDADDDEGGDTEDGEDGGDRRPDRDGERDG, from the coding sequence ATGACCCGACTGCATCCCGCCTCGGCCGCCGTCAGCGCGCTCCGCTCGGGCGGCCAACTGGCGCTGTTCGCGCTGTTCGCGAGCACCGCCTTCGCCGGGATGGGCGGCGACGGCCCCGGACCGGTGGCGTTTCTCGCGGTCCCGGGGGCGTTCCTCGTCGGCGCCGGCGCCGCGCTCGCCCGCTGGTACCGGTTCGAGTACGAGGTGCTGTCCGACCGGCTGGTCGTCAGATCCGGCGTCGTCTCCCGACAGGACCGGGAGATCCCCCTCCACCGCGTTCAGAACGTGGACGTGCGCCGCAGCATCCTCCAGCGGGCGCTCGGGCTCGCCACCGTGACCGTCGAGACGGCCGGCGGCGGCGCCACCGAGGCGACCCTCGACGCCGTCGGGAGCGACGAGGCCGACCGGCTCCGGGCGGAACTGGGTCGCCGCGGCCGGGGTGACGAGTCACGCGACGACCGCGAGTCGGCGTCCGATGACGCCTCCGAGGCGGAACGCGCCGGAACACGACAGTCGGCAACGGCCGCCGGCACGCCCGCGGCGACGGGATCCGCGGGTTCCGCTGAGTCGGGCGGGGTCGCCGCCGAGTCGGAGACGCTGTACGAACTCACGGGCCGACGATTCGCGACGCTGTGTGCGGTGTCGTTCCGCCCCGGCGCGGTGATCGCGCCGTTCGTCGGCGCGAGCCTCTTCGACGACCTGCTGTTCGACGGCGGCCGGCTGCTCGTGCGCTACGGGATCATCGACGTCGAGGTCGGCCCCGGCGACGTGCCGTCCCTCGGGACGGGCGACCTGCTGTCGCTGGGTCTGCTCGGCGCAGTCGGCTTCCTGCTGGTCGTGTGGGTCGTCAGCGCCGCGCTCACGTTCGTCCGCTACTACGGGTTCCGGCTCGAGCGCGTCGGCGACGAGCTCCGGTACGAGCGCGGCCTCCTCGGCCGCTACAGCGGGACGGTTCCCCTCTCGAAGGTCCAGACCGTCACCGTCTCAGAGAACGCCGTCATGCGCCGGCTCGGCTACGCGAGCCTCGCGATCGAGACGGCCGGGTACGCCCCGGGTTCGGGGGGTGGGGGCGGCGGCGACGGCGGCGCCGAGACGGCGGTTCCGCTGGACACCCGGTCTCGGGTCGTCGCGCTCGCCGACGACGTGCGGGCCGAACTGGGCACAGACGCCGAGGTGGAGGCGGATGATGGAGGCCCCTCGGGCGGCTCGGGCGACCCGGACGACGCCTTCGGCGTCGATGCCGTCCAACGCCCGCCGACGCGCGCCAGACGGCGGTACGTCGCCCGCTACGCGCTCGCGGCGCTCGCGGCGACGGCCGTCGCGGTCGGTATCGATCGGCTCGTGTTCGACCTCCCGGGGGCCCTCCCCCTGCTCCCGCTGGTCGGCGTCGCGCTGGCGCCGATCGCGGGACACCTGACGTGGGCGAACCGCGGACACGCGACCGTCGACGACGGGTTCGTCACCCGGACCGGGGTGCTGCGTCGACACACCCGGTTGGTGCCGTACTTCCGGCTCCAGACGGTGTTCGTCTCCCGGACCGTCTTCCAGCGCCGGCGGAACCTCGCGTCCGTCGTCGGCGACTCGGCGTCCTCCTCGGGACTGCTCGGCGGCGACGCGGTCGCCTACGACCTCGACGCCGCGGACGCCGACGCGCTCCGCGAGGAGCTGCTCGACCGGCTGGAGGACGACCTCGCCGTCCGGCGACGAGCGCGCGTAGAACGGCGGCGTCGCCTCGGAGGCGACGTGGAACCGGACGCGGGGGCGGACGCCGCCGGTCCGCGGCACAGACCCGACTCGGTCGCGACCAACGGTCGAGGGGCCGACGGCGGCGACGGAGGGGACGCCGACGACGACGAGGGGGGCGACACCGAGGACGGGGAGGACGGCGGCGATCGACGACCGGACCGCGACGGGGAACGGGACGGCTGA
- a CDS encoding DUF5820 family protein produces the protein MWNEEPNGRAIVVFRPDVFDADRFPAPCLPTVYLTNGSRRARPGSGQRRTDEWHVTLFLEPEVEVESTTFDDRTAALDGVRDVTERFVAGEIDHRGAYQVPREAYLDALDDLLGEE, from the coding sequence CTGTGGAACGAGGAGCCGAACGGCCGCGCGATCGTGGTGTTCCGGCCGGACGTGTTCGACGCCGACCGCTTCCCCGCGCCGTGTCTCCCGACGGTGTACCTCACGAACGGCTCCCGCCGCGCGCGGCCTGGGTCGGGGCAGCGGCGAACCGACGAGTGGCACGTGACGCTGTTTCTCGAACCGGAAGTGGAGGTCGAGTCGACGACGTTCGACGACCGGACGGCCGCGCTCGACGGCGTTCGCGACGTGACCGAGCGGTTCGTCGCCGGCGAGATCGACCACCGCGGCGCCTACCAGGTCCCGCGGGAGGCGTACCTCGACGCGCTCGACGACCTGCTCGGCGAGGAGTGA